One region of Pseudomonas alvandae genomic DNA includes:
- the dnaG gene encoding DNA primase, with protein sequence MAGLIPQSFIDDLLNRTDIVDVVSSRLQMKKAGKNYTACCPFHKEKTPSFSVSPDKQFYYCFGCGAGGNALGFIMDHDNLDFPQAVEELAKAAGMEIPREESGRQHKPRQPTDSPLYPLLTAAADFYRQALKSHPARKAAVDYLKGRGLTGEIARDFGLGFAPPGWDNLYKHLSSDTLQQRAMIDAGLLVENAETGKRYDRFRDRVMFPIRDTRGRIIAFGGRVLGDDKPKYLNSPETPVFHKGQELYGLYEARKNNRNLDEIIVVEGYMDVIALAQQGLRNAVATLGTATSEEHMKRLFRVVPSVLFCFDGDQAGRNAAWRALEATLPCLQDGRRARFLFLPEGEDPDTLVRSEGTDAFRARINQHAQPLADYFFQQLTEEADPRSLEGKAHMATLAAPLIDKVPGANLRTLMRQRLSEITGLNNEAMNQLAHSAPQEAPPAYDPGIDYDAMPDFADYHQPQQDYAPQQEWTPKKNAGGGKKWDKKPWDKNGKRGDRDQPRAPRVPAAVEPPTLAALRTLLHHPQLAGKVEDAGHFAAEDHSNTQLLVALLEAVQKNPKLNSFQLIARWHGTEQGRLLKALAEKEWLIEGDNLEQQFFDTITSLSARQRERNLEQLLRKARQSELTSEEKNQLRDLLSRNVCASNPTSTGA encoded by the coding sequence ATGGCCGGGCTGATTCCCCAGAGCTTTATTGACGACCTCCTGAACCGCACCGACATCGTCGACGTGGTCAGCTCTCGCCTGCAAATGAAGAAAGCGGGCAAGAACTACACGGCCTGCTGCCCGTTCCACAAAGAAAAAACCCCGTCTTTCAGCGTCAGCCCCGACAAGCAGTTCTACTACTGCTTTGGCTGCGGCGCGGGCGGCAATGCCCTCGGCTTCATCATGGACCACGACAACCTGGACTTCCCCCAGGCTGTCGAAGAACTGGCCAAAGCCGCTGGCATGGAAATCCCTCGCGAGGAAAGCGGTCGGCAGCACAAGCCGCGCCAACCGACCGACTCGCCGCTTTATCCACTGCTGACCGCCGCGGCTGATTTTTATCGCCAGGCCCTGAAAAGCCATCCGGCCCGCAAGGCGGCGGTGGATTATCTCAAGGGCCGCGGCCTGACCGGCGAGATTGCCCGTGATTTCGGCCTCGGCTTCGCCCCGCCCGGCTGGGACAATCTGTACAAGCATTTAAGCAGCGACACACTGCAGCAGCGCGCGATGATCGATGCCGGCCTGCTGGTCGAGAATGCCGAGACCGGCAAGCGCTACGACCGCTTCCGTGACCGCGTGATGTTCCCGATCCGCGATACGCGCGGGCGAATCATCGCCTTTGGCGGTCGGGTACTGGGCGATGACAAACCTAAGTATCTGAACTCCCCGGAAACGCCGGTGTTCCATAAAGGCCAGGAGCTTTATGGCCTGTACGAAGCGCGCAAGAACAACCGCAACCTCGACGAGATCATTGTCGTCGAAGGCTACATGGACGTCATCGCCCTGGCCCAGCAAGGCTTGCGCAACGCCGTTGCAACCTTGGGCACGGCCACCAGCGAAGAACACATGAAGCGCCTGTTTCGCGTGGTGCCGAGCGTGCTGTTCTGCTTCGACGGAGACCAGGCCGGGCGCAATGCCGCCTGGCGTGCGCTGGAGGCAACGTTGCCATGTTTGCAGGACGGGCGACGCGCACGCTTTCTATTCCTGCCCGAGGGCGAAGACCCGGATACTCTGGTGCGCTCCGAAGGTACCGATGCATTTCGTGCACGGATCAACCAGCACGCGCAGCCGCTGGCCGATTATTTTTTCCAGCAACTGACCGAAGAAGCCGATCCGCGCTCCCTCGAAGGCAAGGCGCACATGGCCACCCTCGCAGCGCCGCTGATCGACAAGGTGCCGGGCGCCAACCTGCGCACGCTCATGCGTCAACGCCTGAGCGAAATCACCGGCCTCAACAACGAAGCGATGAATCAACTGGCCCACAGCGCCCCTCAAGAGGCGCCGCCAGCCTATGACCCAGGCATTGATTACGACGCGATGCCGGATTTCGCCGACTATCATCAACCCCAGCAGGATTACGCCCCGCAGCAGGAATGGACGCCGAAAAAGAACGCCGGTGGCGGCAAGAAATGGGACAAGAAACCCTGGGACAAGAACGGCAAGCGCGGCGATCGCGACCAGCCACGTGCCCCGCGCGTGCCGGCCGCCGTCGAACCACCAACACTGGCCGCCTTGCGCACCTTGCTGCATCACCCGCAACTGGCCGGGAAAGTAGAGGACGCCGGGCACTTCGCCGCCGAGGACCACAGCAACACACAATTGCTGGTGGCACTCCTTGAAGCCGTGCAGAAGAACCCCAAGCTAAACTCATTCCAGTTGATCGCGCGGTGGCACGGCACCGAGCAAGGGCGCCTGTTGAAGGCGCTGGCCGAGAAGGAATGGCTGATAGAGGGAGACAACCTTGAACAACAGTTTTTCGACACCATTACTAGCTTGTCCGCCCGCCAACGCGAGCGAAACCTGGAACAACTTCTGCGCAAAGCTCGCCAGAGCGAGTTGACCAGCGAAGAGAAAAACCAATTGCGGGATTTACTCAGCCGCAATGTTTGCGCATCAAACCCGACCTCAACTGGCGCGTGA
- the bufB gene encoding MNIO family bufferin maturase, translated as MKNVFQMGAGLGLKPNHYSDALDCAAEGLWFEVHPENYMVEGGPRLAWLEAIGSQHPLSLHGVSLSLAADCPPDESHLKRFKALVDRVQPALISEHLAWSAWRGQYHPDLLPFPRTVEALQRIASNIQRTQDALGRSIAIENPTHYLSLPGHEFSEIEFLTELSARTGCGLLLDINNVHISAHNLGFDASKYLDAFPAKAIMEIHLAGHAVDPGDTQLLIDTHDAPIADDVWLLYQRVIDRIGRRPTLIERDDNIPGFDVLLAERDRAQGLLSIGSRRISEVTI; from the coding sequence ATGAAAAACGTATTCCAGATGGGGGCCGGACTCGGCCTGAAACCGAACCATTACTCCGATGCGCTTGACTGCGCTGCCGAGGGACTCTGGTTCGAAGTTCATCCGGAAAACTACATGGTTGAAGGTGGCCCCCGTCTCGCGTGGCTGGAGGCAATCGGGAGCCAGCACCCGCTGTCGCTGCACGGTGTTTCACTTTCACTGGCTGCCGATTGCCCACCGGACGAAAGCCATCTGAAGCGTTTCAAGGCACTGGTCGACCGTGTACAGCCTGCATTGATTTCCGAACATCTGGCCTGGTCCGCATGGCGTGGCCAATATCATCCTGATCTGTTGCCATTCCCTCGTACAGTCGAGGCATTGCAGCGCATAGCAAGCAATATCCAACGAACACAAGACGCTCTGGGACGTTCGATTGCCATTGAAAACCCCACTCATTATCTGAGTTTGCCGGGGCATGAATTCAGCGAAATAGAGTTCCTGACTGAACTGAGCGCAAGGACTGGCTGCGGGTTGTTGCTGGACATCAATAACGTCCATATCAGCGCGCATAACCTGGGCTTCGATGCGTCGAAGTATCTGGATGCCTTTCCGGCCAAGGCGATCATGGAAATACATTTGGCAGGCCACGCAGTGGATCCGGGGGACACGCAACTACTGATCGATACTCACGATGCGCCCATCGCTGATGATGTCTGGTTGTTGTATCAACGCGTTATCGACCGGATCGGCAGGCGCCCGACCTTGATCGAGCGCGACGACAATATTCCCGGGTTCGATGTCTTGCTGGCTGAACGAGACAGGGCGCAGGGGTTGTTGAGCATCGGCAGCCGGCGTATATCGGAAGTGACGATATGA
- a CDS encoding BufA1 family periplasmic bufferin-type metallophore translates to MNNLKLAALAVAFSSFAAGAIAAETPAAAGAMEKCYGVSMAGKNDCKAGAGTTCAGTAKMDYQANAWKNVPAGTCTSIKTPKGMGSLTPM, encoded by the coding sequence ATGAACAACCTCAAACTTGCCGCCCTCGCCGTTGCCTTCTCTTCGTTCGCCGCCGGTGCCATCGCCGCAGAAACGCCTGCCGCAGCAGGCGCCATGGAAAAATGCTACGGCGTTTCCATGGCCGGCAAGAACGATTGCAAAGCGGGGGCAGGCACGACCTGTGCGGGCACCGCCAAAATGGACTATCAGGCCAATGCCTGGAAAAACGTGCCTGCCGGTACGTGCACCTCCATCAAGACGCCAAAAGGCATGGGCTCTCTTACGCCTATGTAA
- a CDS encoding bifunctional diguanylate cyclase/phosphodiesterase produces the protein MPRLTAVLLLSLMTWTATAGALTLTDEEHRWLKDHPDLRLGVDASWPPFEFRDDQGRYQGLAADYVEIIRRRLAVTLTPIEPVSWTVVLEQVAQGRIDLLPGIMSTPERQNYLAFTRPYLDFPIVILAHHGGAQPRNLEDLYGLKIAVVENYAPHELLRNHHPDLNLVALPNVSSALQALATDEVDAVVGDLASSVWSLRQLKLDGLYVSGETPYRYQLAMAVPQENKILVSILDKVMADMSPAEVSEIQEKWIGNVRDYRQFWSDLLLYGLPGLLLLVGILAVVIRINRRLSSEIARRVDLEQELRSSEYHYRGLVESLSAIAWEARVSDFTYSYVSPHAEELLGYPLSHWLIPGFWRNIIHPADLIRAQTYCDHEVLAGRDHCIDYRVITADGRCLWVRDIVSLIEHGHEPLMRGLMIDISEAKHTEEALRLSEQKFGSVFRQCPDILVIARLLDGCLLEVNKAFEEQIGLSADQVVGKSATDLDIWGIQGVGPSLLQRLQAGSIRNLEMPFRRSNGQVFTGLISAEPFDLDTTPALVVVVRDISQLKETQQQLQTSEEKFAKAFHASPDGLLLSRQSDGLLIEVNDGFSRITGFNSALSVDRSTLDLGIWVNLNERKQMLDLLQRDGFVKDFSCHIRRNDGQIRLCEVSSRPLPIGNEDCMLTIARDITERHLMQEKLQQAATVFESTAEGVLITDTQQHISAVNRAFTEITGYSETEALGHTPRLLASGLHDSAFYAAMWHQLTAEGHWQGEISNRRKNGELYPSWLTISAVRNREQQITHFVAVFADISSLKHAQARLDYQAHHDPLTGLPNRTLFESRLLTALNNQQENGGQGAVLFLDLDRFKHINDSLGHPVGDLLLKGIAVRLREQLRDIDTVARLGGDEFIILLPGLQQPSDAEHIAHKLLNCFAAPFQAGEHEFFISASIGTSLYPQDGGDVATLVKNADAAMYRSKAKGRNRVESYTRDLTAQASERVALEHELRRAIERNELSLSFQPKISLADNRLVGAEALIRWTHPTFGDVPPEHFIPLAEENGMILQIGDWVLESACRQLCEWNSNHESLGPLSVNLAGAQLRQPNLLGRIEQLLRENQLEPGLLQLEITENFIMSQAEEALTVLHQLKKLGVQLAIDDFGTGYSSLSYLKRLPLDILKIDQSFVRGLPDDPHDAAIVRAIIALGRSMQFTIIAEGVETLAQQQFLTEEGCEQIQGYIVSLPLCAEEFAATFLRMTVSDFSDSTAEKPSL, from the coding sequence ATGCCCAGACTGACGGCCGTGCTTTTGCTGTCACTGATGACCTGGACCGCGACGGCCGGCGCGTTGACGCTCACCGATGAAGAGCACCGCTGGCTCAAGGACCACCCCGACCTGCGCCTGGGCGTCGATGCCTCGTGGCCACCGTTCGAGTTTCGCGACGATCAAGGGCGCTACCAGGGCTTGGCCGCCGATTACGTGGAAATCATTCGGCGGCGACTGGCTGTCACGTTGACGCCCATTGAACCGGTGAGTTGGACCGTCGTGCTGGAACAGGTCGCACAGGGCAGGATCGATCTCCTGCCGGGCATCATGTCCACCCCTGAACGGCAGAACTACCTGGCTTTCACCCGCCCATACCTGGACTTTCCGATTGTCATCCTGGCCCATCACGGCGGCGCCCAGCCGCGCAATCTTGAAGACCTCTACGGTCTGAAAATCGCCGTTGTGGAGAACTATGCCCCCCACGAACTGTTGCGCAATCACCACCCCGACCTGAACCTGGTGGCACTGCCCAACGTCAGCTCAGCCTTGCAGGCGTTGGCAACCGATGAGGTGGATGCTGTCGTCGGCGACTTGGCGTCCAGCGTCTGGAGCTTGCGCCAACTCAAGCTCGACGGACTCTATGTCAGTGGCGAGACCCCTTATCGTTATCAGCTCGCGATGGCCGTCCCGCAGGAAAACAAGATTCTGGTGAGTATCCTGGACAAGGTCATGGCGGACATGTCCCCCGCCGAGGTCAGCGAAATCCAGGAAAAATGGATCGGCAACGTGCGCGACTATCGGCAGTTCTGGTCAGATTTGTTGCTGTACGGCCTGCCAGGGCTGCTTCTACTGGTGGGTATCCTGGCAGTGGTGATTCGCATCAACCGCCGCCTCAGCTCCGAGATAGCCAGGCGAGTCGACCTGGAGCAAGAGCTGCGCAGCAGCGAATACCACTATCGCGGACTGGTCGAAAGTCTATCGGCGATTGCCTGGGAAGCACGGGTCAGCGACTTCACCTACAGCTACGTCTCGCCCCACGCCGAAGAATTGCTCGGCTATCCGCTCAGCCATTGGCTCATCCCGGGGTTCTGGCGCAACATCATTCACCCGGCCGACCTCATCCGCGCGCAGACCTATTGCGACCACGAGGTGCTTGCCGGGCGCGACCATTGCATCGACTACCGGGTGATAACCGCCGACGGTCGCTGCCTGTGGGTACGGGACATCGTCAGCCTGATCGAACACGGCCATGAGCCATTGATGCGCGGGTTGATGATCGATATCAGTGAAGCCAAGCACACCGAGGAAGCGTTGCGCCTGTCCGAACAGAAGTTCGGATCGGTGTTTCGCCAGTGCCCGGACATTCTGGTCATCGCCCGGCTGCTGGACGGCTGCCTGCTGGAAGTCAACAAAGCCTTTGAAGAGCAGATCGGCCTGAGCGCCGACCAGGTGGTAGGCAAGAGCGCCACCGACCTGGATATATGGGGCATACAGGGTGTGGGCCCGAGCCTGTTGCAGCGTCTGCAAGCCGGAAGTATTCGCAACCTGGAGATGCCCTTTCGGCGCAGTAACGGCCAGGTCTTCACCGGGTTGATCTCCGCGGAACCGTTTGACCTCGACACCACCCCGGCGCTGGTCGTGGTGGTCCGTGATATCAGCCAGCTCAAGGAAACCCAGCAACAGTTGCAGACCTCCGAAGAGAAGTTTGCCAAGGCCTTCCACGCCTCGCCCGATGGCCTGCTACTGTCCCGGCAGAGCGATGGCTTGCTGATCGAGGTCAACGACGGTTTCAGCCGTATCACCGGTTTCAATAGCGCGCTTTCGGTGGACCGTTCGACGCTCGACCTGGGCATCTGGGTCAACCTCAACGAACGCAAGCAGATGCTCGACCTGTTGCAACGGGACGGCTTCGTCAAGGATTTCAGCTGCCATATCCGCCGCAACGACGGGCAGATCCGACTCTGCGAGGTGTCCAGCCGTCCGCTGCCCATCGGCAACGAAGACTGCATGCTGACCATCGCCCGGGACATCACCGAACGCCACCTCATGCAGGAAAAACTGCAACAGGCCGCCACGGTCTTCGAAAGCACCGCCGAAGGCGTATTGATCACCGACACGCAGCAGCACATCAGCGCCGTGAACCGCGCCTTCACCGAGATCACCGGCTACAGCGAAACCGAAGCCTTGGGCCATACGCCTCGCTTGCTCGCGTCCGGCCTGCATGACAGCGCGTTCTATGCGGCGATGTGGCATCAATTGACGGCCGAAGGGCACTGGCAGGGCGAGATCTCCAACCGCCGCAAGAACGGCGAACTCTACCCCAGCTGGCTGACGATCAGCGCCGTCCGCAACCGCGAACAACAGATCACGCACTTCGTCGCGGTGTTCGCTGACATCTCCAGCCTCAAGCACGCCCAGGCTCGCCTCGACTACCAGGCACACCACGACCCGCTGACCGGCCTGCCAAATCGCACCCTGTTCGAAAGCCGTCTGCTGACGGCCCTGAACAACCAGCAGGAAAACGGCGGCCAGGGCGCGGTCCTGTTTCTCGACCTGGACCGTTTCAAGCACATCAACGACAGCCTCGGGCACCCGGTCGGCGACCTGCTCCTCAAGGGCATCGCCGTGCGACTGCGAGAACAACTGCGCGATATCGACACGGTCGCGCGACTGGGCGGTGACGAATTCATCATCCTGCTGCCCGGCCTGCAACAGCCCAGCGATGCCGAGCACATCGCGCATAAACTCTTGAATTGCTTCGCCGCGCCATTCCAGGCCGGCGAACATGAGTTTTTCATCAGCGCCAGCATCGGCACCAGCCTGTATCCGCAAGACGGCGGCGATGTCGCCACGCTGGTCAAGAATGCCGATGCGGCGATGTACCGTTCCAAGGCCAAGGGTCGCAACCGGGTTGAAAGCTACACCCGCGATCTCACGGCCCAGGCCAGCGAACGCGTCGCCTTGGAACACGAACTGCGACGGGCCATTGAACGCAACGAGCTGTCGCTGTCCTTCCAGCCGAAAATCAGTCTCGCCGACAACCGGCTGGTGGGCGCCGAAGCGCTCATTCGCTGGACGCACCCGACCTTCGGTGACGTGCCGCCCGAACATTTCATCCCGTTGGCGGAAGAAAACGGCATGATCCTGCAGATCGGCGATTGGGTATTGGAAAGCGCATGCCGCCAGCTCTGCGAGTGGAACAGCAACCATGAAAGCCTCGGCCCGCTGTCGGTCAACCTCGCGGGAGCCCAACTGCGCCAACCCAACCTGCTGGGCCGCATCGAGCAACTGCTGCGGGAAAACCAGCTTGAGCCTGGCTTATTGCAACTGGAAATTACTGAAAACTTCATCATGAGCCAGGCCGAAGAGGCGCTGACGGTACTGCACCAACTGAAGAAACTCGGCGTGCAACTGGCCATCGACGACTTCGGCACCGGCTATTCCTCCCTGAGCTATCTCAAGCGACTGCCGCTGGACATCCTCAAGATCGACCAGTCATTTGTCCGCGGTCTGCCTGACGACCCCCACGATGCCGCCATTGTGCGAGCAATCATCGCCCTGGGGCGCAGCATGCAGTTCACCATCATCGCCGAAGGCGTCGAAACCCTGGCCCAACAGCAATTCCTCACCGAAGAAGGCTGCGAACAGATCCAGGGCTACATCGTCAGCCTGCCCCTCTGCGCCGAGGAATTCGCCGCAACGTTTCTGCGTATGACCGTATCGGATTTTTCGGATAGCACAGCCGAGAAACCGTCGCTATAA
- a CDS encoding sigma-70 family RNA polymerase sigma factor, giving the protein MERTTDNDALRSRELHLQALFLSGLDGDERAYRTFLSELSGHLRGFLRSRLQQRPGDIEDLLQEVLLAVHNARQTYQADQPLTAWVFAIARYKLIDFFRGRSRHDVFNDSLDDAAELFAEPHLEPAQASRDLGKLLEQLPERQRLPIVRVKLEGLSVTEAAQTTGLSESAVKIGIHRGLKALASRVRGAR; this is encoded by the coding sequence ATGGAACGAACTACGGATAACGATGCTTTGCGCAGCCGAGAGCTCCATCTTCAGGCCTTGTTTCTCTCCGGCCTGGATGGAGACGAAAGGGCTTATCGCACGTTTCTATCGGAGCTAAGCGGTCATCTTCGCGGCTTTTTACGCTCAAGGCTTCAACAGCGCCCCGGAGACATCGAAGATCTGCTGCAAGAGGTTTTACTGGCCGTTCATAATGCGCGCCAGACGTATCAAGCAGATCAACCGTTGACGGCATGGGTCTTTGCCATTGCGCGTTACAAGCTCATCGACTTTTTCCGTGGGAGATCACGCCATGACGTGTTCAATGACTCCCTCGACGATGCGGCAGAGCTGTTTGCCGAGCCGCATCTTGAACCTGCGCAGGCCAGTCGCGACCTGGGCAAGTTGCTTGAGCAACTACCTGAACGCCAGCGTCTACCTATCGTACGCGTGAAACTGGAAGGGCTGTCTGTGACGGAAGCCGCTCAAACGACGGGGTTATCCGAGTCTGCGGTGAAGATAGGGATACACCGAGGGCTGAAAGCCCTGGCGTCGAGAGTGAGAGGTGCACGATGA
- a CDS encoding DoxX family protein codes for MDAIRNPSSTADKSLRGMWNSIADRLGAMLGDSLLVLVARLSIAAIFLMSGRTKVSGFLTITPSTYELFRTEYALPLVTPELAAHLATYSEHLFPVLLVLGLFSRLSALALLGMTFVIEVFVYPDAWATHLSWAGLLLLIVARGGGAISLDRSLGIK; via the coding sequence ATGGACGCCATAAGAAATCCTTCGTCCACAGCCGACAAATCCTTGCGGGGCATGTGGAACAGCATCGCAGACCGACTTGGCGCGATGCTGGGTGACTCGTTGTTGGTGCTGGTTGCGCGGCTATCCATCGCAGCCATCTTCCTGATGTCAGGGCGTACCAAGGTCAGTGGTTTTCTGACGATCACGCCCAGCACCTACGAGCTGTTTCGCACAGAATACGCACTGCCGCTGGTCACACCGGAACTGGCCGCGCACCTGGCAACCTACAGTGAGCATCTTTTTCCAGTGCTGCTTGTGCTAGGCCTGTTCTCGCGACTGTCGGCATTGGCATTGCTGGGCATGACGTTTGTAATCGAGGTGTTTGTCTACCCTGACGCCTGGGCAACCCACCTTTCCTGGGCAGGCTTGCTATTGCTCATCGTCGCCCGCGGCGGCGGTGCGATCTCGCTGGATCGATCACTTGGCATCAAGTGA
- a CDS encoding HvfC/BufC N-terminal domain-containing protein, with protein MNTSLASFQDAFVDALYERHSTGMTALIEQPGFMVYRNTVLKGSVDALLANFPTVERLVGTEWLKAAATLHARQAPPTDSRLLHYGAGFPDFLDAFEHAREMPYLGDVARLDLLWTHVHCAEDEPDVDPSELAKLPPQDLARSRLTPKAACWWAWFPDNPAYTLWRFNREERDMPDELDWRDEGALLTRKQGKVLWQAASAADCRFLDACAAHLPLEQAAEKALEVQPDLDFSELITRLFSADAFASVSIP; from the coding sequence ATGAACACCTCGCTGGCAAGTTTCCAAGATGCGTTCGTCGACGCGTTATATGAGCGACATTCGACTGGAATGACCGCGCTGATCGAACAGCCCGGTTTCATGGTGTACCGCAATACTGTTCTCAAAGGATCGGTGGACGCATTACTGGCGAACTTTCCCACCGTCGAACGCTTGGTCGGTACAGAGTGGCTCAAGGCTGCCGCGACGCTTCATGCCCGGCAGGCGCCCCCGACCGATTCCCGGTTGTTGCATTACGGGGCTGGATTCCCGGATTTTCTCGACGCTTTCGAGCACGCGCGGGAAATGCCTTATCTTGGCGACGTCGCCCGCCTTGATCTGCTCTGGACACACGTCCATTGCGCCGAAGATGAACCTGACGTCGATCCGAGCGAACTGGCGAAGCTGCCCCCACAGGACTTGGCCCGCAGCCGACTCACACCGAAGGCCGCGTGCTGGTGGGCCTGGTTCCCGGACAACCCCGCCTACACCCTTTGGCGGTTCAATCGCGAAGAGCGGGACATGCCCGATGAACTCGATTGGCGAGACGAAGGAGCGCTGCTGACGCGCAAGCAAGGCAAGGTGCTTTGGCAGGCCGCCAGTGCTGCCGATTGCAGGTTCCTGGATGCCTGCGCAGCCCATCTACCGCTCGAACAGGCCGCGGAAAAGGCCCTTGAGGTTCAGCCTGACCTGGATTTTTCAGAACTCATTACCCGCTTATTCAGCGCCGACGCGTTCGCCTCTGTAAGCATCCCATAA
- the rpoD gene encoding RNA polymerase sigma factor RpoD, which yields MSGKAQQQSRIKELILLGREQGYLTYAEVNDHLPEDISDPEQVEDIIRMINDMGINVFEVAPDKDALMLADADTDEAAAEEAAAALAAVETDIGRTTDPVRMYMREMGTVELLTREGEIEIAKRIEEGIREVMGAIAHFPGTVDHILSEYTRVTTEGGRLSDVLSGYIDPDDGIAPPAAEVPPPIDSKAAKADDDTDDEDAEASDDEEEAESGPDPIIAAQRFGAVADQMEITRKALKKHGRSNKQAIAELLALAELFMPIKLVPKQFEGLVERVRSALDRLRQQERAIMQLCVRDARMPRADFLRQFPGHEVDESWTDALAKGKSKYAEAIARLQPDIVRCQQKLSALEAETGLSIAEIKDINRRMSIGEAKARRAKKEMVEANLRLVISIAKKYTNRGLQFLDLIQEGNIGLMKAVDKFEYRRGYKFSTYATWWIRQAITRSIADQARTIRIPVHMIETINKLNRISRQMLQEMGREPTPEELGERMEMPEDKIRKVLKIAKEPISMETPIGDDEDSHLGDFIEDSTMQSPIDVATVESLKEATREVLSGLTAREAKVLRMRFGIDMNTDHTLEEVGKQFDVTRERIRQIEAKALRKLRHPTRSEHLRSFLDE from the coding sequence ATGTCCGGAAAAGCGCAACAGCAGTCTCGTATCAAAGAGTTGATCCTATTGGGTCGTGAGCAGGGCTACCTGACTTACGCGGAGGTCAACGACCACCTGCCGGAGGATATTTCAGATCCGGAACAGGTGGAAGACATCATCCGCATGATCAACGACATGGGGATCAACGTATTCGAGGTTGCTCCAGATAAGGATGCCCTTATGCTGGCCGACGCCGATACCGACGAGGCGGCCGCTGAAGAAGCGGCCGCAGCGTTGGCAGCGGTCGAGACCGACATTGGTCGCACCACGGACCCCGTGCGCATGTACATGCGTGAAATGGGTACGGTAGAGCTCCTCACACGTGAAGGCGAGATCGAAATCGCCAAGCGTATTGAAGAAGGTATCCGTGAAGTGATGGGCGCGATCGCGCACTTCCCTGGCACGGTTGACCATATTCTCTCGGAGTACACCCGCGTCACCACCGAAGGTGGCCGCCTGTCCGACGTTCTGAGTGGCTACATCGACCCGGATGACGGCATTGCGCCGCCTGCCGCCGAAGTGCCGCCACCGATCGACTCGAAAGCCGCCAAGGCCGACGATGACACCGATGACGAAGACGCCGAAGCCAGCGACGACGAAGAAGAAGCCGAAAGCGGTCCGGATCCCATCATCGCTGCCCAGCGCTTCGGCGCCGTGGCCGACCAGATGGAAATCACCCGCAAGGCGCTGAAGAAGCATGGTCGCAGCAACAAGCAGGCCATCGCCGAGCTGTTGGCGCTGGCCGAGCTGTTCATGCCGATCAAGCTGGTGCCCAAGCAGTTCGAAGGCCTGGTGGAGCGTGTTCGTAGCGCCCTGGATCGCCTGCGCCAGCAAGAACGCGCCATCATGCAGCTGTGCGTTCGTGATGCGCGCATGCCGCGTGCAGACTTCCTGCGCCAGTTCCCTGGCCACGAAGTCGACGAAAGCTGGACCGATGCATTGGCCAAAGGCAAGAGCAAGTACGCCGAAGCCATTGCCCGCCTGCAACCGGACATCGTTCGTTGCCAGCAGAAGCTGAGCGCGCTGGAGGCCGAGACTGGCCTGAGCATCGCCGAGATCAAGGACATCAACCGTCGCATGTCGATCGGCGAGGCCAAGGCCCGTCGCGCGAAGAAAGAGATGGTCGAAGCGAACTTGCGTCTGGTGATCTCCATCGCCAAGAAGTACACCAACCGCGGCCTGCAATTCCTCGACCTGATCCAGGAAGGCAACATCGGCCTGATGAAGGCGGTGGACAAGTTCGAATACCGTCGCGGCTACAAGTTCTCGACTTATGCCACCTGGTGGATCCGTCAGGCGATCACTCGCTCGATCGCCGACCAGGCTCGCACCATCCGTATTCCGGTGCACATGATCGAGACCATCAACAAGCTCAACCGCATTTCCCGGCAGATGTTGCAGGAAATGGGTCGCGAACCGACGCCGGAAGAGCTGGGCGAACGCATGGAAATGCCTGAGGACAAGATCCGCAAGGTACTGAAGATCGCCAAAGAGCCGATCTCCATGGAGACCCCGATCGGTGATGACGAAGACTCCCATCTGGGTGACTTCATCGAAGACTCGACCATGCAGTCTCCAATCGATGTCGCCACTGTCGAGAGTCTCAAGGAAGCGACTCGCGAAGTACTCTCCGGCCTCACTGCCCGTGAAGCCAAGGTACTGCGCATGCGCTTCGGCATCGACATGAATACCGACCACACCCTTGAGGAAGTCGGCAAGCAGTTCGATGTAACCCGTGAGCGGATTCGTCAGATCGAAGCCAAGGCGTTGCGCAAACTGCGCCACCCGACGCGAAGCGAGCATCTGCGCTCCTTCCTCGACGAGTGA